A single genomic interval of Nonomuraea rubra harbors:
- a CDS encoding DUF503 domain-containing protein, with product MYVGALTLDILLGDVRSLKQKRSVVRPLIAELQRRYPSIAVAETGHLDLHRRAEVGVAVVSASAGNCKEVLDACERMVAFRPEIELLSARHQLYNDED from the coding sequence ATGTATGTGGGTGCTCTGACCCTGGACATCCTGCTCGGCGACGTCAGATCGCTGAAGCAGAAGCGCTCTGTCGTACGGCCGCTGATCGCCGAGCTGCAGCGCCGTTATCCCAGCATCGCGGTGGCTGAGACCGGCCATCTCGATCTGCATCGCAGAGCGGAGGTCGGTGTGGCGGTGGTCTCCGCCTCCGCGGGTAACTGCAAGGAGGTGCTGGACGCCTGCGAGCGCATGGTGGCCTTCCGCCCCGAGATCGAGCTGCTGTCGGCCCGGCATCAGCTCTACAACGACGAAGATTGA
- a CDS encoding YlxR family protein, producing MRQHGKLEYGGQAVPQRTCVGCRAREAKSELLRLVQVEGQVVPDLRGRLPGRGASLHPSLSCLELAERRRAFPRAFRVPGPLDSSPVRAHLEGDQEMSCRTPS from the coding sequence AAGCTGGAATATGGTGGCCAAGCGGTCCCACAGCGCACCTGTGTGGGCTGCAGGGCTCGCGAGGCTAAGTCCGAGCTGCTCCGTCTGGTGCAGGTCGAGGGCCAGGTGGTCCCTGACCTGCGAGGACGGCTCCCGGGGCGAGGTGCATCGCTGCATCCGTCCCTGAGCTGTCTGGAGCTTGCCGAGCGGCGCCGAGCGTTCCCGCGCGCGTTCCGCGTGCCGGGGCCGCTTGACAGCTCGCCCGTGCGAGCGCACCTGGAGGGAGACCAAGAAATGTCATGTAGGACGCCGAGTTGA
- a CDS encoding TRM11 family SAM-dependent methyltransferase, translated as MPRYALLILPAFNRVYGESSVRLTRAELAVFSARALDGEVLGSEETRIGGVPYVTFETARPLSEPDIHLLSNLSSVYAVFGLEGDLLRPLGMHSRDRLSSDLITIQKYAGKTNEHFTKLLLNVTALAGDKGLGDGLQVFDPMCGRGTTLNQALMYGYDAYGMDVDGKDFEAYTGFIKTWLRNKRLKHTAETVPVRRERALVGRRLNVTFGLSKEAVKAGDVQHLAVVNADTLKSREFFKPRSFDVLATDAPYGVQHGSKGGAGLSRSPLELLARAVPGWAELLRPGGAMGIAWNTYGGKSEELARILTDAGLQVMDYPDFEHWVDQAIVRDIIVARKPA; from the coding sequence ATGCCTCGTTACGCGCTTCTGATCCTGCCTGCCTTCAACCGGGTCTACGGCGAGAGCTCCGTCCGGCTGACCCGCGCCGAGCTGGCCGTCTTCAGCGCGCGGGCCCTCGACGGGGAGGTCCTGGGCAGCGAGGAGACACGTATCGGCGGCGTGCCGTACGTGACGTTCGAGACGGCGCGCCCGCTGAGCGAGCCCGACATCCACCTGCTGTCGAACCTGTCATCCGTATACGCGGTGTTCGGCCTCGAAGGCGACCTGCTCAGACCCCTCGGCATGCACTCGCGCGACCGGCTGAGCAGCGATCTGATCACGATCCAGAAGTACGCGGGCAAGACCAACGAGCACTTCACCAAGCTGCTGCTCAACGTCACCGCGCTGGCGGGCGACAAGGGGCTGGGCGACGGGCTGCAGGTGTTCGACCCGATGTGCGGCCGCGGCACCACCCTCAACCAGGCCCTCATGTACGGCTACGACGCCTACGGCATGGACGTGGACGGCAAGGACTTCGAGGCCTACACCGGCTTCATCAAGACCTGGCTGCGCAACAAGCGCCTCAAGCACACGGCCGAGACCGTGCCGGTGCGCCGCGAGCGGGCGCTGGTCGGGCGGCGGCTCAACGTCACGTTCGGCCTGTCGAAGGAGGCCGTCAAGGCCGGGGACGTGCAGCACCTGGCCGTGGTGAACGCCGACACGCTCAAGAGCCGCGAGTTCTTCAAGCCGCGCTCGTTCGACGTCCTGGCCACCGACGCGCCCTACGGCGTCCAGCACGGCAGCAAGGGCGGCGCCGGCCTGTCGCGCAGCCCCCTGGAGCTGCTGGCCAGGGCCGTGCCCGGCTGGGCCGAGCTGCTGCGCCCCGGCGGCGCCATGGGCATCGCCTGGAACACCTACGGCGGCAAGAGCGAGGAGCTGGCCAGGATCCTCACGGACGCCGGCCTCCAGGTCATGGACTACCCCGACTTCGAGCACTGGGTGGACCAGGCCATCGTCCGCGACATCATCGTGGCCAGGAAGCCCGCCTAA
- the infB gene encoding translation initiation factor IF-2 produces MAKVRVYELAKEFGVESKVVMAKLQEMGEFVRSASSTIEAPVVRRLTEALGASKGGPSRGGGQPSNKPQAPRPAPRPAEGQAGNGAGQAPVPAPPRPGPGPKPGPRPGPQAGPQGGGQPRPPVPMPHQQPQQQPEAARGETSGAPQARFESGAPARPTPGPRPGPQGGGPRPGPGPKPGPRPGGPGERGGERGGDRAGDRGGDRGSAQAPRPGAPGGGGPRPGPGPRPGPRGPRPGNNPFSSNASGMGQSRPPRPGGNREGGGGPGQRERRDGPPRDGAMPRPPQGRGGDRPTPGPRPGPPPGGPRPGPGAGGGAGGPRPGGPRPNPMMMPQGRPAGPGGGGRPGGGGGGGRPGGGGGGRPGGGGGGRPGGGGGGFAGRPGGGGGPGGQRTGTGGPGGGGGGFGGRPGGGGRGRGGGTAGAFGRPGGRPARGRKSKRQRRQEFDNMSAPAIGGVQVARGNGATIRLPRGASLSDFADRIGANPASLVQIMLHLGEMVTATQSVNEETLQLLGAELDYDIQVVSPEEEDRELLEAFDIEFGEDEGDEADLAARPPVVTVMGHVDHGKTKLLDAIRKTNVVAREAGGITQHIGAYQVAATHEGEDRKITFIDTPGHEAFTAMRARGAKSTDIAVLVVAADDGVKPQTIEALNHAQAAEVPVVVAVNKVDKEGADPNKVRAQLTEYGLVAEEYGGSTLFVDISAKNGTGIDNLLEAILLTADAELDLRANPTMDAQGIAIEAHLDRGRGPVATVLVQRGTLRVGDSIVCGEAFGRVRAMLDDNGEPVEEATPSRPVLVMGLTAVPSAGDNFIVVTDDRMARQIAQQRAARKRSADMAKSSRRRTLEELFSDLEKGRVDELKLIIKGDVSGSVEALEDALLKIDVGDEVRLRVLHRAVGAITEYDVNLAVADDNAVIIGFNVRPEPRARDLAEREGVDIRYYSVIYQAIEEIEAALKGMLKPEFEEVQMGTAEVREVFKVPKIGNVAGSLVRSGVIVRNSKARLIRDGVVIADNLTVSSLRRFKDDATEVREGFECGIGVGYNDIRIDDVIETFEMREKPRV; encoded by the coding sequence GTGGCGAAGGTCCGGGTATACGAGCTCGCTAAGGAGTTCGGCGTAGAGAGCAAGGTCGTCATGGCCAAGCTCCAAGAGATGGGGGAGTTCGTCCGTTCGGCGTCCTCGACCATCGAAGCGCCGGTGGTCCGCAGGCTCACCGAAGCGCTGGGGGCATCCAAGGGTGGCCCCTCGAGGGGCGGCGGTCAGCCGTCCAACAAGCCGCAGGCACCAAGGCCTGCGCCCCGGCCGGCCGAAGGCCAGGCCGGTAACGGCGCCGGGCAGGCGCCTGTTCCAGCTCCGCCGCGACCGGGTCCGGGCCCCAAGCCTGGTCCGCGTCCCGGCCCGCAGGCCGGTCCGCAGGGCGGCGGTCAGCCGCGCCCGCCGGTTCCGATGCCGCACCAGCAGCCGCAGCAGCAGCCCGAGGCCGCGCGCGGTGAGACCTCTGGTGCCCCGCAGGCGCGTTTCGAGAGCGGTGCGCCCGCGCGTCCGACCCCGGGGCCGCGTCCCGGCCCGCAGGGCGGTGGCCCGCGTCCGGGTCCGGGTCCCAAGCCCGGTCCGCGTCCCGGCGGCCCCGGTGAGCGCGGCGGCGAGCGCGGTGGTGACCGTGCGGGCGACCGCGGCGGTGACCGTGGTTCCGCGCAGGCGCCGCGTCCCGGCGCGCCGGGTGGCGGCGGTCCGCGTCCCGGTCCCGGCCCGAGGCCGGGTCCCCGTGGCCCGCGTCCGGGCAACAACCCGTTCTCTTCCAACGCCAGCGGCATGGGCCAGTCCCGGCCGCCGCGTCCGGGTGGCAACCGCGAGGGCGGTGGCGGCCCCGGCCAGCGCGAGCGTCGTGACGGTCCGCCGCGCGACGGCGCGATGCCGCGTCCGCCGCAGGGCCGCGGTGGCGACAGGCCCACGCCTGGTCCGCGTCCCGGCCCGCCGCCCGGCGGACCGCGTCCGGGTCCCGGCGCAGGTGGCGGTGCGGGCGGTCCCCGTCCGGGTGGCCCGCGTCCCAACCCGATGATGATGCCGCAGGGTCGTCCTGCCGGCCCCGGCGGCGGTGGCCGTCCGGGTGGCGGTGGCGGCGGCGGTCGTCCCGGCGGTGGCGGCGGTGGCCGTCCCGGTGGTGGCGGCGGCGGTCGTCCCGGTGGTGGCGGCGGCGGGTTCGCCGGTCGTCCCGGCGGCGGTGGCGGTCCCGGCGGCCAGCGCACCGGCACCGGTGGTCCCGGTGGCGGCGGCGGTGGCTTCGGCGGCCGTCCCGGTGGCGGCGGTCGTGGCCGCGGCGGCGGCACCGCGGGAGCCTTCGGGCGTCCCGGCGGCCGTCCCGCGCGTGGCCGCAAGTCGAAGCGTCAGAGGCGCCAGGAGTTCGACAACATGTCGGCGCCGGCGATCGGCGGTGTGCAGGTCGCTCGCGGCAACGGCGCGACGATCCGCCTGCCGCGCGGCGCTTCGCTGTCCGACTTCGCCGACCGCATCGGCGCGAACCCCGCCTCGCTCGTGCAGATCATGCTGCACCTGGGCGAGATGGTGACCGCGACGCAGTCGGTCAACGAGGAGACGCTGCAGCTCCTGGGTGCCGAGCTCGACTACGACATCCAGGTCGTCAGCCCGGAGGAGGAGGACCGCGAGCTTCTCGAGGCCTTCGACATCGAGTTCGGCGAGGACGAGGGCGACGAGGCCGACCTGGCCGCGCGCCCGCCGGTCGTGACCGTCATGGGTCACGTCGACCACGGTAAGACCAAGCTGCTCGACGCCATCCGCAAGACCAACGTGGTGGCGCGCGAGGCGGGTGGCATCACCCAGCACATCGGCGCTTACCAGGTCGCCGCCACGCACGAGGGCGAAGACCGGAAGATCACCTTCATCGACACCCCGGGTCACGAGGCGTTCACCGCCATGCGTGCCCGAGGCGCCAAGTCCACCGACATCGCGGTGCTGGTGGTCGCGGCCGACGACGGTGTGAAGCCGCAGACGATCGAGGCCCTCAACCACGCCCAGGCGGCCGAGGTCCCGGTCGTGGTCGCGGTCAACAAGGTCGACAAGGAGGGCGCCGACCCGAACAAGGTCCGTGCCCAGCTCACCGAGTACGGCCTGGTGGCCGAGGAGTACGGCGGCTCGACCCTCTTCGTCGACATCTCGGCGAAGAACGGCACGGGCATCGACAACCTCCTCGAGGCCATCCTGCTGACCGCGGACGCCGAGCTCGACCTGCGCGCCAACCCGACGATGGACGCCCAGGGCATCGCGATCGAGGCGCACCTCGACCGTGGCCGCGGCCCCGTCGCGACCGTCCTGGTCCAGCGCGGCACGCTGCGCGTCGGCGACTCGATCGTGTGTGGCGAGGCCTTCGGCCGCGTCCGCGCGATGCTCGACGACAACGGCGAGCCGGTCGAGGAGGCCACGCCGTCGCGTCCGGTCCTGGTGATGGGTCTGACCGCGGTGCCGAGCGCCGGTGACAACTTCATCGTCGTCACCGACGACCGGATGGCCCGGCAGATCGCCCAGCAGCGCGCGGCGCGCAAGCGCAGCGCCGACATGGCGAAGTCGAGCCGTCGCCGCACCCTCGAGGAGCTGTTCAGCGACCTCGAGAAGGGCCGCGTCGACGAGCTCAAGCTCATCATCAAGGGTGACGTGTCCGGTTCGGTGGAGGCCCTGGAAGACGCCCTGCTCAAGATCGACGTCGGCGACGAGGTCAGGCTCCGTGTCCTGCACCGCGCGGTCGGCGCGATCACCGAGTACGACGTCAACCTGGCCGTCGCCGACGACAACGCGGTCATCATCGGCTTCAACGTCCGGCCTGAGCCCCGGGCGCGCGACCTGGCCGAGCGCGAGGGCGTCGACATCCGCTACTACTCGGTCATCTACCAGGCGATCGAGGAGATCGAAGCGGCGCTCAAGGGCATGCTCAAGCCCGAGTTCGAAGAGGTCCAGATGGGCACCGCCGAAGTCCGCGAGGTCTTCAAGGTGCCGAAGATCGGCAACGTCGCCGGTTCGCTGGTCCGCTCCGGCGTGATCGTCCGCAACAGCAAGGCCAGGCTCATCCGCGACGGCGTCGTCATCGCGGACAACCTGACCGTCTCGTCCCTGCGTCGCTTCAAGGATGACGCGACCGAGGTCCGCGAGGGCTTCGAGTGCGGTATCGGTGTCGGCTACAACGACATCCGGATCGACGACGTGATCGAGACGTTCGAGATGCGGGAGAAGCCGCGCGTGTGA
- a CDS encoding DHH family phosphoesterase, whose amino-acid sequence MTPDVRDRTDRPASLGRRPADGCPIPEASWDRALRLIGRHDEVALACHVNPDGDALGSMLAVAFVLRSMGKRVVASFGDRHFAVPRLLGFLPGQEMLVPPEEYPAAPELMIVFDCSTFERVGLLGANAASAREVIVVDHHPSNTGFGTLDLIDANAAATAMLAEQLVYRLGGRLDRDIAICLYAGLVTDTGSFRYSSTTPAVHQMAARLVATGLRTDEIARELWDRSPFGYLKVLAHALERVTLEGGLVWTYVSRVDRAAYGLPYSELEGIIDIVRRADEAEVAVVLKEDDHGDWQVSTRSKGTVDVAAVCAALGGGGHHNAAGYTSYETVEETMAKFRRELRRVS is encoded by the coding sequence GTGACGCCCGACGTACGCGACAGGACCGACCGCCCGGCCAGCCTGGGGCGGCGGCCTGCGGACGGCTGCCCGATCCCCGAGGCCTCGTGGGATCGGGCGTTGCGGCTGATCGGCCGGCACGACGAGGTCGCGCTGGCCTGTCACGTGAACCCCGACGGCGACGCGCTCGGGTCGATGCTGGCCGTGGCGTTCGTGCTGCGCTCGATGGGCAAGCGCGTGGTGGCCTCGTTCGGCGACAGGCACTTCGCGGTGCCGCGGCTGCTGGGGTTCCTGCCCGGGCAGGAGATGCTGGTGCCGCCGGAGGAGTATCCGGCCGCGCCCGAGCTGATGATCGTGTTCGACTGCTCGACGTTCGAGCGGGTGGGGCTGCTGGGCGCCAACGCCGCCTCGGCGCGCGAGGTCATCGTGGTGGATCACCACCCGTCGAACACGGGGTTCGGCACGCTCGACCTGATCGACGCCAACGCGGCGGCCACGGCCATGCTGGCCGAGCAGCTCGTCTACCGGCTCGGCGGGCGGCTCGACCGCGACATCGCCATCTGCCTGTACGCGGGGCTGGTGACCGACACCGGGTCGTTCCGCTACTCCTCGACCACGCCCGCCGTGCACCAGATGGCGGCCCGGCTCGTGGCGACCGGGCTGCGTACCGACGAGATCGCCCGCGAGCTGTGGGACCGCTCGCCGTTCGGCTACCTCAAGGTGCTGGCGCACGCGCTGGAGCGGGTGACGCTGGAGGGCGGGCTGGTGTGGACGTACGTGTCGCGGGTCGACCGGGCCGCGTACGGGCTGCCGTACTCCGAGCTCGAAGGCATCATCGACATCGTCCGCCGCGCCGACGAGGCCGAGGTGGCGGTCGTGCTCAAGGAGGACGACCACGGCGACTGGCAGGTCTCGACCAGGTCCAAGGGCACCGTGGACGTGGCGGCCGTGTGCGCGGCCCTCGGCGGCGGCGGCCATCACAACGCCGCGGGCTACACCTCGTACGAGACCGTGGAGGAGACCATGGCCAAGTTCCGGCGCGAGCTGCGGAGGGTTTCCTAG
- the truB gene encoding tRNA pseudouridine(55) synthase TruB, whose amino-acid sequence MAESGLIIVDKPGEWTSHDVVAKMRRIAGTRRVGHAGTLDPMATGVLVVGVEKATRLLGHLMLTEKVYETTIRLGVSTNTDDAEGEVVATAPAAGVTEAEIHKGVEALTGEIMQVPPQVSAIKVNGERAYKKARAGEEVALVARPVTVRRFDVLGIRADGDVVDVDAVVTCSSGTYIRSLARDLGAALGVGGHLTSLRRTRVGPYDLSLARSIDQLAEECVILPIGQAVAAAFPRRDVTAEEARVIGHGGRLPSAGLGKGPIGVFGPEGELLALVEEQGRVAKPLAVFVG is encoded by the coding sequence ATGGCCGAGAGCGGTCTGATCATCGTCGACAAGCCCGGCGAGTGGACCTCCCACGACGTGGTGGCCAAGATGCGGCGCATCGCGGGCACCCGCCGGGTGGGCCACGCGGGCACGCTCGACCCGATGGCGACGGGCGTGCTGGTGGTCGGCGTGGAGAAGGCGACCAGGCTGCTGGGGCACCTGATGTTGACCGAGAAGGTGTACGAGACCACGATCCGGCTCGGCGTGAGCACCAACACCGACGACGCCGAGGGCGAGGTCGTCGCCACCGCCCCGGCGGCCGGCGTCACGGAGGCCGAGATCCACAAGGGCGTCGAGGCGCTGACCGGCGAGATCATGCAGGTCCCGCCGCAGGTCAGCGCGATCAAGGTGAACGGCGAGCGGGCCTACAAGAAGGCCCGCGCGGGCGAGGAGGTCGCGCTGGTGGCCAGGCCGGTCACGGTGCGGCGGTTCGACGTGCTCGGCATCAGGGCCGACGGCGACGTCGTGGACGTGGACGCGGTCGTGACCTGCTCCAGCGGCACCTACATCCGGTCGCTGGCCCGTGACCTGGGCGCCGCGCTCGGCGTGGGCGGGCACCTGACCAGCCTGCGGCGCACCCGGGTGGGGCCGTACGACCTGTCGCTGGCCAGGAGCATCGACCAGCTCGCCGAGGAGTGCGTGATCCTGCCGATCGGGCAGGCCGTCGCCGCCGCGTTCCCGCGCAGGGACGTCACGGCCGAGGAGGCCCGCGTCATCGGGCACGGCGGGCGGCTGCCGTCGGCGGGGCTCGGCAAGGGGCCGATCGGCGTGTTCGGGCCTGAGGGCGAGCTGCTGGCGCTGGTGGAGGAGCAGGGCCGGGTGGCCAAGCCTCTCGCGGTGTTCGTGGGTTAG
- the rbfA gene encoding 30S ribosome-binding factor RbfA — protein sequence MVDAARARKLADRIQQIVAEMLERRIKDPRLGFVTVTDTRVTADLRDATVFYTVFGSEAERADSAAALESAKGIIRSEVGRQTGVRFAPTLTFKHDPLPDNARHLDDLINAARARDAEVARRAETASYAGEADPYRKPDEEEDSEVVRDDQA from the coding sequence ATGGTGGATGCCGCACGAGCGCGCAAGCTCGCCGACCGCATCCAGCAGATCGTCGCCGAGATGCTGGAGCGCCGGATCAAGGATCCGCGTCTGGGCTTCGTCACCGTGACCGACACGCGTGTCACCGCTGATCTGCGCGACGCGACGGTGTTCTACACGGTGTTCGGCTCCGAAGCCGAGCGGGCCGACAGCGCCGCCGCCCTCGAAAGCGCCAAGGGGATCATCCGCTCCGAGGTGGGCCGCCAGACCGGGGTGCGGTTCGCCCCGACGCTGACGTTCAAGCACGACCCGCTGCCTGACAACGCGCGCCACCTGGACGACCTGATCAACGCCGCCAGGGCGCGCGACGCCGAGGTGGCGCGGCGGGCCGAGACCGCCTCCTACGCCGGCGAGGCCGACCCCTACCGCAAGCCCGACGAGGAGGAGGACTCCGAGGTCGTCAGGGACGATCAGGCGTGA